In one Moritella sp. 5 genomic region, the following are encoded:
- a CDS encoding DUF1499 domain-containing protein: MFTSRMFTRSTFVLTWSVLLAACTGTPPDNLGVVNSKLAVCPESPNCVSSDSLDESHYVPAFKLEVNAERVWSEIKVYLQAQHNMEIMIETTDYIYVESTSTLMRFVDDFELHLRLKDGIIAVRSASRLGKSDFGVNKQRVDDLYKILNDKGLVSEAPKPI, translated from the coding sequence ATGTTCACCTCTCGCATGTTCACTCGTTCTACATTCGTACTGACTTGGAGTGTATTACTGGCCGCTTGTACAGGCACTCCGCCTGATAACCTTGGTGTTGTTAACTCAAAGTTGGCTGTTTGCCCTGAATCACCGAATTGCGTATCAAGTGACAGTCTAGACGAAAGTCATTATGTGCCAGCTTTCAAATTAGAAGTGAACGCTGAGCGGGTTTGGTCGGAAATTAAAGTCTATTTACAAGCGCAACACAATATGGAAATTATGATAGAAACGACAGATTACATATATGTCGAAAGTACGAGTACTTTAATGCGATTTGTCGATGACTTTGAACTTCACCTTCGTTTAAAAGATGGCATTATTGCGGTTAGGTCAGCATCGCGATTAGGTAAGTCAGACTTTGGTGTAAATAAGCAGCGTGTTGATGATTTATATAAGATTTTGAATGATAAAGGCTTAGTTAGCGAGGCGCCTAAGCCAATTTGA
- a CDS encoding polysaccharide biosynthesis tyrosine autokinase — MDKLEQSLNKSSVNKDIVLPSPHWHVVQRYKWRILLLSVFVSLCAALYLSKEQPLYRASATLLIEANQAQAVSFDSVQGLDSNRKEYYLTQFEILKSGSIAETVFDRLNLQQQPSFQKRESWRDIAVAYILDASPLLKSFIMNIDSEFAENIGAGYISGVPQSATDIGNQELESQQVKIARLRQFSKRLTVTPIRKTQLVKLSFESEDPALAAMIANAVGEAYIAQDLEIKSSINKNAAHWLTKRLEGLRQSLDKSETLLQAYRKDENIIDLQDRGGRGLTGLVSNELEQTSYQLVEAKNEVNQLRSIVRAINEFGVKNLERLESIPEITSHPVIQNIKSLKVKAKLKVSELSQIYGRKHPDLIAAKSELYTVNKHLTTQISKLVRGLERELKTKKSNVSALERQYSNIQNQFQDVIGKDNEYQKLVRDVESNRKLYNTFLERSKETALTSDFNAAVARFTDRAKAPNKPITLSTKIAVIIVFIITVLLHITYLLIKEYFTDNFNSVGDIETKLGLPVLGVLPKVARKRNQDLDLHYFFNDDGRQFSESVRTLRTSFLLAQGLRVNQVIGIISSQPNEGKSTTATNIAFSLAQIEKTVLIDADMRKPSLAKNFRIPKDKPGLAQVITGNANLSDCITVDPASGVHVMTCGPTPKNAQELLSSKRFKQLLESLRQSYDRIVIDTPPIQAVSDSLIISLHTDAIIYVIKSEATRVRLVQNGIRRLAKVDANLVGIVMNHVNTDGVADSEYYYGYYSDDDYAEKPTKS, encoded by the coding sequence ATGGATAAACTTGAACAGAGTCTCAATAAATCGTCGGTCAATAAAGACATTGTGTTACCTTCACCACATTGGCATGTTGTCCAGCGCTATAAATGGCGAATTCTTTTACTGTCTGTCTTTGTCTCTCTCTGTGCTGCGTTGTATTTATCAAAAGAACAACCGTTATACCGCGCTTCTGCCACGTTATTAATCGAAGCAAATCAAGCGCAAGCTGTTTCGTTTGATTCAGTGCAAGGTCTTGATTCAAATAGAAAAGAGTATTATCTAACTCAGTTTGAAATACTTAAATCGGGGTCAATTGCGGAAACTGTATTTGACCGCTTAAATTTACAACAGCAACCATCATTTCAAAAACGTGAGAGTTGGCGTGATATAGCCGTCGCGTATATTCTTGATGCTTCACCTCTTCTTAAATCATTTATTATGAATATTGATAGTGAATTTGCGGAGAACATTGGTGCGGGTTATATCAGTGGCGTACCACAATCAGCGACAGATATAGGTAATCAAGAGCTTGAAAGTCAACAAGTGAAAATTGCGCGTTTAAGGCAGTTTTCAAAACGTTTAACAGTGACGCCAATTAGAAAAACACAGCTTGTTAAGCTTTCATTTGAGAGTGAAGATCCCGCACTTGCTGCAATGATTGCCAATGCTGTCGGCGAGGCATATATAGCACAAGACCTTGAGATAAAATCATCTATTAATAAAAATGCAGCTCACTGGTTAACAAAAAGACTTGAGGGTTTACGCCAGAGTCTTGATAAGTCTGAAACGCTATTACAAGCATATCGTAAAGATGAAAATATCATTGATTTACAAGATCGAGGCGGACGAGGATTAACCGGTTTAGTGAGTAATGAACTTGAGCAAACGTCTTATCAATTAGTTGAAGCTAAAAATGAGGTGAATCAGCTACGGAGTATTGTGCGTGCTATTAATGAATTTGGGGTTAAAAACCTGGAGAGATTAGAGTCAATACCAGAGATAACATCACACCCGGTGATTCAAAATATCAAAAGTTTAAAGGTAAAAGCTAAATTAAAAGTATCGGAATTATCACAAATTTATGGTCGTAAGCATCCCGATCTTATTGCAGCTAAATCAGAGCTCTATACGGTGAACAAGCATCTGACAACACAAATTTCTAAATTAGTAAGAGGTTTGGAGAGAGAACTAAAAACCAAGAAAAGTAATGTTTCGGCTTTAGAAAGGCAATACAGTAATATTCAGAATCAATTTCAAGATGTTATCGGTAAAGATAATGAATATCAAAAGTTAGTGCGAGACGTAGAAAGTAACCGGAAATTATATAATACGTTTCTAGAACGCTCTAAAGAAACGGCGCTGACGAGTGATTTTAATGCAGCTGTAGCACGTTTTACTGACAGAGCTAAAGCACCAAATAAACCGATTACGTTAAGTACTAAAATAGCAGTTATTATTGTATTTATAATAACGGTATTGTTACATATCACCTATTTACTCATTAAAGAATATTTTACCGACAATTTTAACTCTGTGGGAGATATAGAAACTAAGCTTGGATTACCTGTGTTAGGTGTATTACCCAAGGTTGCTAGAAAACGAAATCAAGATTTAGATTTACATTATTTTTTTAATGACGATGGCCGCCAGTTTTCTGAATCAGTGCGGACATTACGCACGAGCTTCCTGCTTGCACAGGGTCTGCGGGTTAATCAAGTGATAGGGATCATTTCATCTCAACCTAATGAAGGTAAGTCTACAACCGCGACAAATATTGCGTTCTCGTTAGCTCAGATCGAAAAGACAGTACTGATAGATGCTGATATGCGTAAACCAAGTTTGGCAAAGAACTTTCGCATTCCAAAAGATAAACCTGGACTTGCACAAGTGATAACGGGTAATGCTAATTTATCTGATTGTATTACCGTGGACCCAGCCTCGGGTGTTCATGTAATGACGTGCGGCCCAACACCGAAGAATGCGCAAGAATTACTATCCTCAAAACGTTTTAAGCAATTATTGGAAAGCCTCAGACAATCTTATGATCGGATAGTTATTGATACGCCACCTATTCAAGCTGTCAGTGATTCATTGATTATATCTCTACACACAGACGCGATTATTTATGTCATTAAAAGCGAAGCGACACGAGTAAGATTAGTGCAAAACGGCATTCGTCGTCTTGCTAAAGTAGACGCCAATTTAGTCGGGATTGTGATGAACCACGTTAATACCGATGGTGTTGCTGATTCTGAATATTATTACGGTTATTACAGTGATGATGATTATGCAGAAAAACCGACTAAGTCATAG
- the cydD gene encoding thiol reductant ABC exporter subunit CydD has protein sequence MTESVKTDYTQKELLTWLKSQRTHAQGRLSKAIALGSLNGILMIVQMAILAGIINEIIFSNKAIAEIKPLLFGLVAIIIIRTIFGYISERYSRHAAMLIKVSIRQQLLQHLFAMGPAKTQTIGSAKIAQLLHQGVDSLEDYFSGYLPIVAYCSVIPSAILFAVFPMDWRSGLVLMLTAPMVPMFMIIIGHKAHDLNQKHWTKLLRMSSHFLDIIQGLTQLKIFNASRQEMAAVKTISEDYGNQTMGILKVAFLSSFMLEFLASIAIALVAVILGFRLYYGGVDYLLALWVLLLAPEFYLPFRQLGTQYHAKMAGVTAAQDMLQILSTPIKENQTETQFKAPFDISLTDVNFTYSGRKNTLKNINLTLSNHGLYAVIGESGAGKSTLIDTILGFNTPDSGSMTINGTKHTSAERDAWLNHCGWIAQQGHVFYGSLGFNIALTEDYDNAKIQQVLTSVGLADFVSQLKDGLNTHVGEGGVGISGGQSQRLALARAFYHQPDVLILDEPSSHLDKDTEQIVSDSIAEYAKQHLVIVIAHRLHTVIDAKQIIVLEQGQIIEQGSHTELLELNGSYANTVNIDMEISV, from the coding sequence ATGACAGAATCAGTAAAAACAGATTACACACAAAAAGAACTTCTAACTTGGCTAAAAAGCCAGCGAACCCACGCCCAAGGTCGTTTAAGCAAAGCGATTGCATTAGGCTCGTTGAATGGCATATTAATGATCGTTCAAATGGCTATTTTAGCTGGTATCATCAACGAAATTATATTCTCAAACAAAGCTATCGCAGAAATAAAACCATTATTATTTGGCTTAGTTGCCATCATCATTATTCGTACTATATTCGGCTATATCAGTGAGCGATACAGTCGCCATGCAGCCATGCTAATCAAAGTGTCAATTAGACAACAGTTGTTGCAGCACTTGTTCGCAATGGGTCCCGCAAAAACACAAACTATCGGCAGCGCTAAAATAGCCCAACTGCTGCATCAAGGTGTTGACTCACTCGAAGATTACTTCTCCGGTTACTTACCTATTGTCGCTTATTGTTCGGTGATCCCAAGCGCTATTTTATTTGCAGTATTCCCGATGGATTGGCGTTCTGGTTTAGTCTTAATGTTAACAGCACCAATGGTACCGATGTTTATGATCATCATTGGCCATAAAGCGCATGATTTAAACCAAAAACATTGGACCAAGCTACTGCGCATGAGCAGTCATTTTCTTGATATTATTCAAGGGCTTACCCAGCTTAAAATATTCAACGCATCGCGCCAAGAAATGGCTGCAGTAAAAACCATTAGTGAAGACTATGGTAACCAAACCATGGGTATCTTAAAGGTCGCCTTTCTTTCTTCATTCATGTTAGAGTTTTTGGCCTCTATTGCCATTGCGCTTGTTGCTGTGATCTTAGGTTTTAGACTTTATTATGGTGGTGTTGATTATTTATTAGCGCTGTGGGTATTGTTACTGGCCCCGGAATTCTATTTACCATTTAGACAATTAGGTACTCAGTATCACGCCAAAATGGCGGGGGTTACCGCAGCCCAAGATATGCTACAAATTCTCAGTACACCAATTAAAGAAAACCAAACTGAAACGCAGTTTAAAGCACCTTTCGATATCAGCTTAACAGATGTTAACTTCACCTACTCGGGTCGTAAGAACACGCTTAAAAATATTAACTTAACACTGTCTAATCACGGTTTATATGCTGTTATTGGCGAAAGTGGCGCGGGTAAGTCAACGCTGATCGATACCATCTTAGGTTTTAATACCCCTGATAGTGGTTCAATGACGATCAACGGTACTAAACACACATCCGCAGAGCGTGATGCTTGGTTAAATCATTGTGGCTGGATCGCACAACAAGGTCACGTTTTCTACGGCAGTCTTGGTTTCAATATTGCGTTAACAGAAGACTATGACAACGCTAAAATACAACAAGTATTAACCAGTGTCGGCCTTGCTGATTTCGTATCGCAATTAAAAGACGGATTAAATACCCATGTTGGTGAAGGTGGTGTTGGTATTTCTGGTGGTCAATCTCAACGGTTAGCATTAGCACGCGCATTTTACCACCAGCCGGATGTACTCATTCTTGATGAACCAAGCAGCCATTTAGATAAAGATACCGAACAAATTGTCAGTGATAGCATCGCTGAATATGCAAAACAACATTTGGTTATTGTTATTGCCCATCGTTTACATACCGTGATTGACGCGAAACAGATCATTGTATTAGAACAAGGTCAAATTATCGAACAAGGTAGCCACACAGAATTACTTGAGCTAAATGGCAGCTATGCAAATACTGTTAACATCGATATGGAGATAAGCGTATGA
- a CDS encoding polysaccharide biosynthesis/export family protein gives MKSIFFCILLLLIQTPVLAKGSYILGPGDKVEIKVFGQKNLTVETLLSNSGQINYPFFGEIKVTGLTVKQVEKLIYNGLKGDYLVNPNVYVHVVEYRPFYIHGEVNKPGGYSYQPGLTVNQAIALAGGLTERASKQKIYLFKEKNKNTQINASLTYKVNAGDTILIKQRFF, from the coding sequence ATGAAAAGTATCTTTTTTTGTATATTATTGCTCTTAATACAAACACCTGTATTGGCAAAGGGATCTTATATTTTAGGGCCTGGTGATAAGGTCGAAATTAAAGTTTTCGGACAAAAAAATCTGACGGTAGAGACGTTACTGAGTAATAGTGGTCAAATTAATTATCCGTTTTTTGGTGAAATAAAGGTAACAGGTCTAACGGTTAAGCAAGTTGAAAAATTGATTTATAACGGTTTGAAAGGAGATTACCTCGTTAATCCAAATGTTTATGTTCATGTCGTTGAGTACCGACCTTTTTATATACACGGTGAAGTTAATAAACCAGGAGGTTATTCATATCAGCCTGGTTTAACGGTAAATCAAGCGATAGCGTTGGCTGGCGGACTAACTGAACGCGCATCAAAACAAAAAATATATTTATTTAAAGAAAAGAATAAAAACACGCAAATAAACGCAAGCTTAACGTATAAAGTTAATGCTGGTGATACCATTTTGATTAAGCAAAGGTTTTTCTAA
- the cydC gene encoding thiol reductant ABC exporter subunit CydC, with translation MNPLVRLMRLLKPQLPLMLLGTLLSIITVMANIGLLAISGWFITIMAIAGLSGVTANYFTPAAIIRFLAIVRTAGRYAERLLTHRATFNTLAALRYYFYTRLEPLLPYYRVNFKSADILARLQQDIDELDNFYLRVLLPALLAICSIPLVGLGVSFISSDLAFVIVGALILVGFVLPIFILLLSKKRAQQQAKLSSELKVELVDGMASMRELLVYQISQQYQQSIHRVSENYHRAELHLHRLHAFATALTFLAINTTVLASIYLLVPLVQTGDLKPEFVASAALLILVCFETVINMPLACQILPKVHDSAARLFEIIDKPIPDLGGDTLVTTGPIKFNNLSFTYPDGHDCVLKDIDLTIQQGKKVAIIGASGAGKSTLVNLLMGFWPIPPSNNTPRSDMVGKLKPGITIDDIDLNELSTESLREHIALMSQNSHLFHATIGDNLRLANPKITESQMRDVCRVVGLIDFIDELENGFSTWLGETGSGLSGGQKQRLCLAQVLLRNAKVLVLDEPTKGLDRHSERTIITNLFEQLEQSRQSLLLITHKPLMLQKMDHIIVMDEGTIVAQGDHKTLMETNDYYRKLLNYF, from the coding sequence ATGAATCCATTAGTTAGATTGATGAGACTACTTAAACCACAACTCCCTTTAATGTTACTTGGTACCTTGTTGTCTATTATTACCGTGATGGCTAATATTGGCTTACTCGCGATTTCCGGTTGGTTCATTACTATCATGGCGATTGCAGGACTGTCTGGTGTAACAGCTAACTATTTCACGCCTGCCGCCATTATCCGTTTTTTAGCCATCGTACGTACAGCAGGTCGATATGCTGAACGTTTGTTAACTCACCGTGCAACATTTAATACACTTGCTGCATTACGTTACTATTTTTATACACGCTTAGAGCCTTTATTGCCCTACTACCGTGTTAACTTCAAGTCAGCAGATATCCTTGCTCGTTTGCAGCAAGACATCGATGAACTTGATAACTTTTACTTAAGAGTGTTACTACCGGCATTACTTGCTATTTGTAGTATTCCACTTGTTGGCTTGGGGGTGAGTTTTATTTCATCCGATCTCGCGTTTGTTATTGTCGGTGCATTAATTCTTGTCGGTTTTGTTTTACCAATATTCATTTTATTATTAAGCAAAAAGCGCGCACAACAACAAGCGAAACTCTCGAGTGAGCTAAAAGTTGAATTAGTCGACGGCATGGCATCAATGCGTGAATTATTGGTTTATCAAATATCACAGCAATATCAACAATCGATTCATCGTGTGTCTGAAAACTATCACCGCGCTGAATTACATTTACACCGCCTGCATGCATTCGCCACAGCTTTAACATTTTTAGCCATTAACACAACCGTGCTGGCAAGCATATATCTACTCGTACCTCTGGTACAAACTGGCGATTTAAAACCGGAATTTGTTGCCAGTGCTGCGTTACTCATTTTAGTTTGTTTCGAAACAGTCATTAATATGCCCCTCGCCTGCCAAATCTTACCTAAAGTGCATGACAGTGCCGCTCGCTTGTTCGAGATTATTGATAAACCTATTCCCGACCTAGGTGGTGATACTTTAGTGACAACAGGTCCAATTAAGTTTAATAATTTAAGTTTCACTTACCCTGATGGTCATGACTGTGTTTTAAAAGATATTGACCTTACCATTCAACAAGGTAAGAAAGTTGCGATTATCGGTGCCAGTGGTGCGGGTAAATCAACCTTAGTAAATCTATTAATGGGATTCTGGCCTATTCCCCCATCTAACAATACACCACGTTCAGATATGGTCGGTAAGTTAAAGCCTGGTATCACCATTGATGACATTGACTTAAATGAGTTGAGTACAGAATCATTACGTGAACACATTGCATTAATGAGCCAAAACAGCCATCTTTTTCATGCAACGATTGGTGATAACCTTCGCTTAGCAAACCCGAAAATAACAGAGTCACAAATGCGTGATGTATGTCGGGTTGTGGGGTTAATCGATTTTATTGATGAACTAGAAAATGGGTTTAGCACTTGGTTAGGAGAAACAGGTTCTGGTTTATCCGGTGGTCAAAAGCAACGTTTATGTTTAGCGCAAGTGTTATTACGAAATGCAAAGGTACTCGTTCTCGATGAGCCAACCAAAGGACTTGATCGTCATAGTGAAAGAACAATCATTACAAACCTATTTGAACAACTTGAGCAATCACGACAAAGCTTACTCCTGATCACGCACAAACCATTAATGTTACAAAAAATGGATCACATCATCGTTATGGATGAAGGCACTATCGTAGCCCAAGGGGACCATAAAACCTTAATGGAAACCAATGATTATTACCGAAAACTGTTAAATTACTTCTAA
- a CDS encoding outer membrane beta-barrel protein, translating into MKAFKDNYYCLGLSLVLLSGGAVAYTQDTYITDGGLFVKPSLEVSIADDDNIYKQQKNGKSSSIITVIPMINLKLDDGINYFSLDAKAEKGIYKASSADNYMDGLLGFNVHLEPSDTHRLDINLKAQWLAEQRGGGLTEQNYELTNEPIKYGKKTLSAKYEYGALETKGRLAFNAKFYEKEYTNFETITRRSNHDSLLLGSIFFYSTRAHTDVFIEINAETIGYDYNKPGDLNRDSDVYTALLGMQWKASSVVHGFIKLGGQAKEFDDKGRKDFTGFSWNIGGVWRPLTYSKITLSTSQTTKDPDVDGDYVLETKYKLDWKHNWTSYFYSSVGVYKFTDDYSGISRVDDTDGYKIKFNYDFTDNIAITLFGLWDRNTSTNTIFEYDKNVVGASLTLTL; encoded by the coding sequence ATGAAAGCATTCAAAGATAACTACTATTGCTTAGGTTTAAGCTTAGTTTTGTTGAGTGGAGGGGCTGTTGCATACACCCAAGATACATACATTACTGATGGTGGGCTATTCGTAAAACCGTCATTGGAAGTGAGTATTGCAGATGATGATAATATTTATAAGCAACAAAAAAACGGTAAAAGTAGCTCTATAATCACTGTTATTCCGATGATAAATTTAAAACTTGATGATGGTATTAATTACTTTAGCCTTGATGCTAAAGCTGAAAAAGGTATCTATAAAGCAAGCTCTGCTGATAATTATATGGACGGATTGTTGGGTTTTAATGTGCATTTAGAACCCAGTGACACGCACCGTCTAGACATAAACCTTAAAGCTCAATGGTTAGCGGAACAGCGCGGCGGTGGTTTGACAGAGCAGAATTATGAATTAACAAACGAACCTATTAAATATGGTAAAAAGACGCTGTCTGCAAAATATGAATATGGCGCTTTGGAAACAAAAGGGCGCCTTGCCTTTAACGCAAAATTTTACGAAAAAGAATATACTAACTTTGAAACTATTACCCGAAGAAGTAATCACGACTCATTGTTATTGGGCTCAATATTTTTCTATTCTACAAGAGCACATACCGATGTATTTATTGAAATAAATGCCGAAACTATTGGTTATGATTATAACAAACCAGGGGATCTAAATCGCGATTCTGATGTATATACTGCATTGTTAGGTATGCAGTGGAAAGCATCTTCCGTCGTCCATGGGTTCATTAAATTGGGTGGACAAGCAAAAGAATTTGATGATAAAGGCCGTAAAGACTTTACGGGTTTTAGCTGGAATATTGGTGGTGTTTGGCGTCCGCTAACTTATTCAAAAATCACGTTGTCCACGTCTCAAACAACGAAAGACCCTGATGTTGATGGAGACTATGTGCTTGAAACAAAATACAAGCTTGATTGGAAGCATAACTGGACATCGTATTTTTATTCATCGGTAGGGGTTTATAAGTTCACGGATGATTACAGTGGTATATCTCGAGTTGATGATACGGACGGTTACAAGATTAAATTTAACTATGACTTTACCGATAATATTGCCATCACCCTATTTGGACTTTGGGATAGAAATACTTCAACAAATACGATATTTGAATATGATAAAAATGTTGTCGGCGCTAGTTTAACATTGACGCTTTAA
- a CDS encoding acyltransferase, translated as MFISSFHYFRGFAILIIIAGHVHVGNSELDYPTFTNLVSGSTALFVFISGYLFQHLQKGVFNYPLYLNKKFKYVILPYLICSTPAIINIAITGKFHPLLGDVTAIEGSVINLLTGRHVTAYWYVPFAALLFMSAPIIVKFSLLKHSMQLSILFIFSIIAIYAHRPIGGLNPFHSFLYYIPFYLFGIYAVVNRDLIEKIKKYNVIFLIATVLLAYFQVNFMDVIGSSHKDLFTFSGIDIMYLQKVFLLLFVITSLNTLENKNVKPLSFFANISFSLYFIHGYVLILLARLSINDTLLNYGFNESGAMLIKFTLVVVISSLLSISIIKILGKRSRYFIGS; from the coding sequence ATGTTTATAAGTTCTTTTCACTACTTCCGAGGATTCGCAATATTAATTATCATCGCAGGACATGTTCACGTAGGTAATAGCGAATTGGACTACCCTACATTTACGAACCTAGTTTCAGGGTCTACGGCTTTATTTGTATTCATTAGTGGTTATTTATTTCAACATTTACAAAAAGGTGTATTTAATTATCCTTTGTATTTAAATAAGAAGTTTAAGTATGTAATTCTTCCATATTTAATCTGTTCAACCCCGGCTATTATTAACATAGCAATCACAGGTAAGTTTCACCCACTCCTCGGGGATGTAACGGCTATCGAAGGTAGTGTAATCAATCTTCTCACAGGTAGGCATGTGACTGCATATTGGTATGTTCCCTTTGCTGCCTTACTATTTATGAGCGCACCAATTATAGTGAAGTTCTCATTATTAAAACATAGCATGCAATTATCGATACTCTTTATATTTTCGATTATCGCGATCTATGCTCACCGACCTATAGGTGGACTTAACCCGTTTCATTCTTTCCTCTATTATATCCCATTCTATTTATTTGGTATTTATGCTGTTGTAAACCGAGACTTAATTGAAAAAATAAAAAAGTACAATGTGATTTTTTTAATAGCAACGGTACTACTCGCTTATTTTCAAGTTAACTTCATGGATGTTATTGGTAGTAGCCACAAAGACTTATTTACATTCTCAGGCATTGACATTATGTACCTACAAAAGGTTTTTTTATTGTTATTTGTGATAACGTCGTTAAATACACTTGAAAACAAAAATGTTAAACCTCTTTCTTTCTTTGCTAATATATCTTTTTCACTATATTTCATTCATGGCTATGTATTAATATTGTTAGCTCGATTATCTATCAACGATACATTATTAAATTATGGTTTCAATGAGTCTGGAGCTATGCTTATAAAGTTCACCCTTGTGGTTGTAATAAGTTCATTACTATCTATTAGCATTATTAAAATATTAGGTAAACGAAGCCGGTATTTCATCGGAAGCTAA
- a CDS encoding undecaprenyl-phosphate glucose phosphotransferase codes for MKPINTFKVSTANYSFVYRFLDLSCVTFSFFIVIHSYNLRMTQEYIIIALTTAVVFLYIAEALNLYQSWRVGRFIAVLMTVVAVFISSFLILFGIGTWLEASFEFPSYVLNVWYFVAFLCCFSWRVLKYQWSVVRCKLGINLRKMAILGATSTGANLYHEISHCDELGFDFVGFFDDRNAERLPKGITVVSNISAGIFEAKNGSIDVLFIALPISAEKRIAEIINLLSDTTVDVYVLPAFMLSDVMHGRVTHIGKVDALSIFESPYLGAKVWLKRFEDILVSLIAIILLSPVYLAIAITLKFTSPGPVLFKQSRYGLHGDKITVYKFRSMSVMESDGKLTQATRGDKRVTPFGGFLRRSSLDEIPQFFNVLMGDMSVVGPRPHAVSHNEEYRKLIQFYMLRHHVKPGITGWAQVSGWRGETDTLDKMQKRIEFDLYYILQWSIWFDFKIMLLTVLTCLKSENTY; via the coding sequence TTGAAACCTATTAATACATTTAAGGTAAGTACTGCCAATTATTCTTTTGTTTATCGCTTCTTAGATTTAAGTTGTGTTACATTTTCTTTTTTTATTGTAATTCATAGCTATAACCTTCGAATGACACAAGAATATATAATTATAGCGTTAACGACTGCCGTCGTTTTTTTATATATTGCAGAAGCGCTTAATTTATATCAATCATGGCGTGTAGGCCGATTTATTGCAGTCCTCATGACTGTCGTTGCTGTATTTATATCTTCATTTTTAATATTGTTTGGTATTGGCACATGGCTGGAAGCTTCTTTTGAGTTTCCGAGTTATGTCTTAAATGTCTGGTACTTTGTGGCATTTTTGTGTTGTTTTTCGTGGCGAGTATTGAAGTATCAATGGTCTGTTGTACGCTGTAAATTGGGCATAAACTTACGAAAAATGGCTATATTAGGGGCTACGTCAACAGGGGCTAATTTATATCATGAGATCAGTCATTGTGATGAACTTGGGTTTGATTTTGTGGGTTTCTTTGATGATAGAAACGCAGAACGTTTACCTAAAGGCATTACGGTAGTGAGTAATATCTCTGCGGGTATTTTTGAAGCTAAAAATGGCTCAATTGACGTGTTGTTCATTGCTTTACCTATTTCAGCCGAGAAACGTATAGCAGAAATTATCAACTTATTATCAGACACAACTGTCGATGTTTATGTTTTACCCGCATTTATGCTCTCTGATGTTATGCATGGCCGTGTTACCCATATTGGTAAAGTTGATGCGCTAAGTATTTTTGAATCCCCTTATTTAGGTGCCAAAGTTTGGTTAAAACGATTTGAAGATATTTTAGTCAGTCTAATCGCCATAATATTGCTTTCCCCAGTGTATCTTGCTATTGCAATAACGTTAAAGTTTACATCCCCTGGTCCAGTATTGTTCAAGCAAAGTCGTTATGGACTACACGGTGACAAAATTACTGTATACAAATTCAGAAGTATGTCGGTAATGGAATCTGACGGGAAGCTAACACAGGCAACAAGAGGTGATAAACGTGTTACCCCTTTCGGTGGTTTTTTACGTCGCAGTTCCCTTGATGAGATCCCGCAATTTTTTAATGTATTGATGGGAGACATGTCAGTTGTTGGGCCTCGGCCTCATGCTGTATCACACAACGAGGAATATCGTAAACTCATTCAATTTTACATGTTAAGACATCATGTTAAACCAGGTATTACCGGTTGGGCCCAAGTCAGTGGCTGGCGAGGGGAAACTGATACATTAGATAAAATGCAAAAACGTATTGAGTTTGATCTTTATTATATTTTGCAATGGTCAATTTGGTTTGATTTCAAAATTATGCTTTTAACTGTTTTGACCTGCTTAAAAAGCGAGAACACATATTAG